The Gadus macrocephalus chromosome 21, ASM3116895v1 genome has a segment encoding these proteins:
- the tent5ab gene encoding terminal nucleotidyltransferase 5Ab codes for MDEPADSPPPVDSCLDRDSLNLSVLNWDQVQRLDAILTSSIPIHGRWNFPTLEMKPRDIVKVVRCRMEEKRIHVREVRLNGSAASHVLHEDSGLGWKDLDLIFCADLKGELEFQIVKDIVLDALLDFLPEGVNKEKITPVTLKEAYVQKMVKVCNDSDRWSLISLSNNRGKNVELKFVDSLRRQFEFSVDSFQIRLDSLLLFYECSEHPMAATFHPTILGESVYGDFPAALDHLRRRLICTRSPEEIRGGGLLKYCHLLVRGFRAACAAEMKLLQRYMCSRFFIDFSDIGEQRRKLESYLQNHFVGLEDRKYDYLATLYEVVRESTVCLMGHERRQTLSLISSLALRVLAEQNAIPNAANVTCFYQPAPYVADGNFSNYYVAQVQPVYSCPPSPPRHYHPPPCHPVYQQATWLPCN; via the exons ATGGACGAGCCCGCGGACTCGCCGCCTCCTGTGGACAGTTGCTTAGACAGAGACAGCCTCAACCTCAGCGTCCTAAACTGGGACCAGGTGCAGCGGCTGGACGCCATACTCACCAGCTCCATCCCCATCCACGGGCGATGGAACTTCCCCACGCTGGAGATGAAACCGAGGGACATCGTCAAGGTGGTCCGGTGTCGCATGGAGGAGAAGCGGATACATGTGCGGGAGGTGCGGTTGAACGGCTCCGCCGCCAGCCACGTCCTGCATGAGGACAGCGGTTTGGGCTGGAAGGACCTGGACTTGATATTTTGTGCCGATCTGAAAGGGGAGTTGGAGTTTCAAATCGTGAAGGATATCGTTCTGGATGCACTGCTGGACTTTCTGCCGGAAGGAGTGAATAAGGAGAAGATCACACCAGTCACCTTAAAG gaGGCCTATGTCCAGAAGATGGTGAAGGTGTGCAACGACTCCGACCGCTGGAGcctcatctccctctccaacaACCGCGGCAAGAACGTGGAGCTCAAGTTCGTCGACTCCCTGCGGCGGCAGTTCGAGTTCAGCGTGGACTCCTTCCAGATCCGCCTGGACTCCCTGCTGCTCTTCTACGAGTGCTCCGAGCACCCCATGGCCGCCACCTTCCACCCCACCATCCTGGGCGAGAGCGTGTACGGCGACTTCCCCGCCGCCCTGGACCACCTGCGGCGGCGGCTCATCTGCACGCGCAGCCCCGAGGAGATCCGCGGCGGGGGGCTCCTCAAGTACTGCCACCTGCTGGTGCGGGGGTTCCGCGCGGCCTGCGCGGCCGAGATGAAGCTGCTGCAGCGCTACATGTGCTCGCGCTTCTTCATCGACTTCTCGGACATCGGCGAGCAGCGGCGCAAGCTGGAGTCCTACCTGCAGAACCACTTTGTGGGCCTGGAGGACCGCAAGTACGACTACCTGGCCACGCTGTACGAGGTGGTGCGCGAGAGCACCGTGTGCCTCATGGGCCACGAGCGGCGGCAGACGCTGAGCCTCATCTCGTCGCTGGCGCTGCGCGTCCTCGCCGAGCAGAACGCCATCCCCAACGCGGCCAACGTCACCTGCTTCTACCAGCCGGCGCCGTACGTGGCCGACGGCAACTTCAGCAACTACTACGTGGCGCAGGTGCAGCCGGTGTACTCGTGTCCGCCCTCGCCGCCACGCCACTACCACCCGCCGCCGTGTCACCCCGTGTACCAGCAGGCCACCTGGCTGCCCtgcaactaa